The Hippoglossus hippoglossus isolate fHipHip1 unplaced genomic scaffold, fHipHip1.pri scaffold_54_arrow_ctg1, whole genome shotgun sequence genome has a window encoding:
- the LOC117759011 gene encoding platelet-derived growth factor receptor beta, translating to MLKKNSGAVQSLMSELKVLVHLGPHMNIVNLLGACTRGGPVYLITEFCRHGDLVNFLQRNKHNFLLSDPHNKSDSDGGYMDMNKERGSAQNVAMNDLSYADIELAPNESPHESPHESPYTAPDQQEVSSLLLNDPPLLSLNDLLSFSYQISQAMDFLSSRNCVHRDLAARNVLVCEGELVKVCDFGLARDPMKDQDYIARGNSFLPLKWMSPESIFQSIYSCQSDVWSYGVLLWEIFSLGESPYPDLPVTREFYSALKRGHRMSRPEHAPHHIFQLMTRCWEVEPQLRPSFSSLIVSVGSLLSEEHNKEAPPFL from the exons ATGCTCAAGA aaaaCAGTGGAGCGGTTCAGTCTTTGATGTCCGAGTTGAAGGTTCTCGTTCATCTCGGTCCTCATATGAACATTGTCAACCTGCTGGGAGCGTGCACGAGAGGAG gACCTGTCTATCTGATCACTGAGTTCTGTCGTCATGGAGACTTGGTTAActtcctgcagagaaacaaacacaacttctTGCTGAGTGACCCACACAACAagag TGACAGTGATGGAGGTTATATGGACATgaataaagagagagggagcgctCAGAACGTCGCCATGAACGATCTTAGCTACGCTGACATCGAACTGGCGCCCAACGAGTCGCCACACGAGTCGCCGCACGAGTCGCCGTACACAGCACCAG ACCAGCAGGAGgtgtcctctctgctcctcaatGACCCTCCTCTCCTAAGCCTCAATGACCTCCTGAGCTTCTCTTACCAGATCTCTCAAGCCATGGACTTCCTCTCCAGCAGAAAC TGCGTCCACAGAGACCTGGCAGCAAGGAACGTCCTGGTCTGTGAGGGAGAGCTGGTGAAGGTCTGTGACTTTGGTTTGGCGCGGGACCCGATGAAGGACCAAGACTACATCGCCAGAGGAAAC AGCTTCCTGCCGCTCAAGTGGATGTCTCCAGAGAGCATCTTCCAGAGCATCTACAGCTGCCAGAGCGACGTGTGGTCCTACGGAGTCTTACTGTGGGAGATCTTCTCTCTGG GTGAGAGCCCGTACCCCGACCTCCCCGTGACCCGAGAGTTTTACTCTGCTCTGAAGAGAGGACACAGGATGAGCAGACCTGAACACGCTCCGCATCACAT cttccAGCTGATGACACGTTGCTGGGAGGTGGAGCCTCAGCTAAGACcgtccttctcttctctcatcgTCTCCGTTGGAAGCTTGTTGTCTGAAGAACACAACAAG GAAGCCCCGCCCTTCCTGTGA